The Thermothielavioides terrestris NRRL 8126 chromosome 2, complete sequence genome includes a region encoding these proteins:
- a CDS encoding glycoside hydrolase family 11 protein (CAZy_ID 269843): protein MKVTAAFAGLLATALAAPAPKTDLMARGKTDLVERAAGINYVQNYNGNLGYFTYNEGAGQFSMYWQQGVSNDFVVGLGWTTGAARTITYQATYNAASSGSYLAVYGWVNSPQAEYYIVESYGTYNPCSSGSATNLGTVSSDGGTYQVCTDTRYNQPSITGTSTFTQFFSVRQSKRTSGTVTVGNHFNFWAQHGFGNSNFNYQVMAVEAWSGSGYATVTITSA, encoded by the exons ATGAAGGTCACTGCAGCTTTCGCAGGCCTCTTGGCCacggccctcgccgcccctGCCCCCAAAACCGATCTGATGGCGCGAGGCAAAACTGATCTGGTGGAGCGAGCCGCTGGTATCAACTACGTCCAGAACTACAACGGCAACCTGGGCTACTTCACCTACAACGAGGGTGCCGGACAGTTTTCCATGTACTGGCAGCAGGGAGTCAGCAACGATTTCGTCGTTGGTTTGGGCTGGACCACTGGTGCCGCCAG GACCATCACCTACCAGGCCACCTACAACGCCGCGAGCTCTGGCTCCTACCTCGCCGTGTACGGCTGGGTCAACTCTCCCCAGGCCGAGTACTACATCGTCGAGTCGTACGGCACGTACAACCCGTGCAGCTCGGGCTCCGCCACCAACCTCGGCACGGTGTCGTCCGACGGCGGCACCTACCAGGTCTGCACCGACACGCGGTACAACCAGCCGTCCATCACGGGCACCAGCACGTTCACGCAGTTCTTCTCCGTCCGCCAGAGCAAGCGCACCTCCGGCACCGTCACCGTCGGCAACCACTTCAACTTCTGGGCCCAGCACGGCTTCGGCAACAGCAACTTCAACTACCAGGTCATGGCCGTGGAGGCTTGGAGCGGTTCCGGCTACGCCACCGTCACCATCACTTCTGCTTAG